The following proteins come from a genomic window of Aquabacterium sp. A3:
- a CDS encoding FlhC family transcriptional regulator, which yields CGGHFVTHPHEIARHFTCGLCNPPARAGKGKAAGALQLH from the coding sequence GTGCGGTGGCCACTTCGTGACCCACCCGCACGAGATCGCCCGCCACTTCACCTGCGGCCTGTGCAACCCGCCCGCCCGCGCCGGCAAGGGCAAGGCCGCTGGCGCCCTGCAACTGCATTGA